A region from the Salvelinus fontinalis isolate EN_2023a chromosome 23, ASM2944872v1, whole genome shotgun sequence genome encodes:
- the LOC129821114 gene encoding ADP-ribosylation factor-like protein 5A, protein MGILFTKLWRLFNHQEHKVIIVGLDNAGKTTILYQFSMNEVVHTSPTIGSNVEEIVVNNTHFLMWDIGGQESLRSSWNTYYTNTEFVIVVVDSTDRERISVTKEELYRMLAHEDLKKAGLLIFANKQDVKGCMSVAEISQSLQLTSVKDHQWHIQACCALTGEGLCQGLEWMMSRLRVR, encoded by the exons AGCACAAGGTTATTATTGTGGGCCTGGACAATGCAGGGAAGACCACCATACTTTACCAGTT TTCTATGAATGAGGTGGTCCACACGTCTCCTACAATAGGCAGCAACGTGGAGGAGATAGTGGTGAACAACACGCACTTCCTGATGTGGGACATCGGAGGACAGGAGTCACTGAGATCCTCCTGGAACACGTACTACACTAACACAGAG TTTGTGATAGTAGTGGTGGAcagcacagacagagagagaatctcTGTCACCAAAGAGGAGCTCTACAGAATGCTTGCACATGAA GACCTGAAGAAGGCGGGCCTGCTGATTTTTGCTAACAAACAGGATGTGAAAGGCTGTATGTCTGTGGCTGAGATCTCCCAGAGCCTGCAGCTCACCTCAGTCAAAGACCACCAGTGGCATATCCAAGCCTGCTGCGCCCTCACTGGGGAGGG TTTGTGCCAGGGCCTGGAGTGGATGATGTCACGACTGCGGGTTAGATGA